The genome window ATACGGAGCAGCTACATTTTTAACCTCTAACCTTAGCGCTACTATGTTACCAAGCTCGAAAAGCTTAAAACCAAGCCTGTATTTACCCGTAAAGGGAGACTGATCAATATAACCAAAATCACAAAGAGTGGATATTAAACCATGAGCTGTACTCTTGGGCATCTTCATCTTCTCCGCTATTTCTCCCAGAGCCATCTCTCCAACATCTTTAGCCAATATCTCAATTATTTTTAATGCTTTAGCTACCGATTTTATACGATGCTCCTTCTCCATGTCTTTATCTTAGTTAATTATACTATAAATCCTGCCTATCTTTCCACCCATATATTAAAAAAATTTTATATCCTCTATCCGCTAATCAACCTCTTCGCCTTACCAGACGATCTCTCAAGGCTACCTGGAGGAAGTATGACAAGATCCACTGTAACTCCAAGCTTATCTTTAAGTGTCTTGGAAACGCGCTGAGTAAGCTCATCTACATCCCCCATAAAGCCGTTAGAAAGCTCACACCTTACCTCAAGTCTCTTTAAGTGCTTCTTTTCACCTACAACAAGCTGATAGTTTAAACTAAGCTCACTAAAGCCTCCTAATATAGACTCTATCTGCTTAGGAAAAACATTAACACCACGAATTATAAGCATATCATCTGTTCTACCTTTTACCCTATCCATCTTCAGTCCAGAAAGCCCACATGCACAGCTTTTGTAAAAGAGTCTAGTTATATCTCTAGTCCTATATCTTATCATAGGTGTGGCCTCTCTATTCAAAGTAGTTATAACAAGCTCTCCTTCCTCTCCCATTGGGATAGGCTTTAAGGTTTCTGGATCTATAACTTCCATTATAAAATAATCTTCCCTTATGTGAAGACCATCTTTATAAGAACACTCGATAGCCACACCTGGTCCCCATATCTCACTTAAACCATAGCAATCAAGCGCAACCAAGCCCAATCCCCTTTCTATCTGAACCCTCATCTCCTCGCTCCAAGGCTCACCACCAAATATACCTAAGCGAAGCTTAAGCTGATCCGGTGAAATACCTTTCTCAGCCAACACCTCAGCAAGATAAAGAGCATAGCTTGGAGTAGAAGTAATAGCAGTTGTTCCAAGATCCATCATAAGCTCTATTTGTCTTTCCGTATAACCCCCTGAAGCTGGAATTACACAACATCCGATACGCTCAGCTCCATAGTGATAACCAAATGAACCGGTGAAGAGACCATAGTTGTAAGATATTTGAAATATATCATCTTTTCTTAAACCAGCCACACGAAGGCACCAGGCCATAAGCTCAGCCCACTTATCAATATCTCCCTGGGTATAACTAACAACTGTAGGCTTGCCCGTAGTCCCAGAAGAACAGTGAATTCTAATTACATCAACCACATCAACAGCAGTTACACCCCAAGGGTATCCTTTTCTAAGATCATCCTTGGTCATAAAGGGAAGATATCTAATATCTTCAAGGCTTGCTATATCCTCCGGTTTAATCCCGGCCTCATCCATCTTCTCACGATACCAAGGATAACCCAGATAAGCCCTTTTAACACTATCCTTTAAAGCTGCCAATTGATTATTAGCATCGATCATCTTTAACCCTCCCGATATATAAAATTAAACCGGGGGCTCCACCTATTCGATGGAGCCCCCGGCTCACTTTAAACCAAAACTTAAGGGCTTCCCCCTAAGGGGGCCTTAAAGCCGGAGACCCTATGAAGCTATAATAATAAACATAATAGCACATCTTTAGCTTTCTCATGATATTCTAGGCTAATTATACATCTGCTTAAGAAAAAATGTCAATAAGCTTAAAACTATTTAAAAGAATGCTTTAACGATTAAGAAACCAACGGATGGTATCAATAAGCACCCTAAGCCTGTATAGAAAGTGGCAGTCATGGCTCCATAAGGAACAAGCTTAGGATCGGTAGCTGCTAACCCCCCTGCTACACCACTAGTTGTTCCCATTATACCACCATAAACCATGGCTACGGTCGGATTATTCAATCCTATTTTGGGCGCTATAAAAGGCGTTAACATCATCGTTAAAACAGCCTTAACAACACCCGTAGCAATAGAAAGAGCTATAACATCAGAGCTTGCCTTCAATGCTGAACCGGTTACAGGCCCAACTATAAAGGTACAGGCCCCTCCACCTATGGTGGTTATAGAAACCGGGTCTTTAAAGCCAAGCAACACTGCAAATATACACCCTATAGCGAAGGAGAAAAATACTCCTACAAATAAAGATACAGTTCCGGGTAAACCGGCTTTCTTAAGATTTTCCCATTTAGCTCCATAGGCTGTAGAAATAATAGCGTAATCTCTAAGCATAGCACCACCAAGTAAAGCCATGCCTGAGAAAATTTTAACATCTGCTATACCGTTTTTTCCTCCAGTGTAAGCGCCACCTATATAAGCTAAAATTAAACCAAGCGTTATAGCTATGGAAGAGCTCAATCTCTTCTGACCAATCGATGTAGCTATCCTATCAGCTATAAGCATTAAAATAGCCACTACTCCGAAAGCCGTAACCAAATTATTCCTAACAAGTACTCCCTCAAGTAAGCTTAACATCTTAAGTCATCCCCCCATAACCTAACCTTGTTTAGACTTTCCAATCTTAGATATAAGCGGAACGATGAAAAAGGAAAGTACAGTAGCTCCTCCACCAGCTAATAAAGCTGTCCATCCGCCTTTAACAGCAGCTACAACGTTTTGAATAGAAGCCATAGCGACTACTACAGGTATATAAAGAGCAGCTACGAATTCTATACCTTTCCCCACTCGCTCGGGCAATGGTTTACCTTTTATCTCTAAGTAGTTAGTAATAAAAACTAATAGAAGCATGGCAAAGCCAACCCCACCCACATCGCTGTTAAGTCCGAGCAGCTTACCTAGAGAATTGCCTATGAATAATCCAACTACCATACACCCTGCTAGTATACCAAGCCCCAATATCTCCATCTGTGCACCCCCTTTTAGACTACT of Synergistota bacterium contains these proteins:
- a CDS encoding phenylacetate--CoA ligase → MIDANNQLAALKDSVKRAYLGYPWYREKMDEAGIKPEDIASLEDIRYLPFMTKDDLRKGYPWGVTAVDVVDVIRIHCSSGTTGKPTVVSYTQGDIDKWAELMAWCLRVAGLRKDDIFQISYNYGLFTGSFGYHYGAERIGCCVIPASGGYTERQIELMMDLGTTAITSTPSYALYLAEVLAEKGISPDQLKLRLGIFGGEPWSEEMRVQIERGLGLVALDCYGLSEIWGPGVAIECSYKDGLHIREDYFIMEVIDPETLKPIPMGEEGELVITTLNREATPMIRYRTRDITRLFYKSCACGLSGLKMDRVKGRTDDMLIIRGVNVFPKQIESILGGFSELSLNYQLVVGEKKHLKRLEVRCELSNGFMGDVDELTQRVSKTLKDKLGVTVDLVILPPGSLERSSGKAKRLISG
- the madM gene encoding malonate transporter subunit MadM, with protein sequence MLSLLEGVLVRNNLVTAFGVVAILMLIADRIATSIGQKRLSSSIAITLGLILAYIGGAYTGGKNGIADVKIFSGMALLGGAMLRDYAIISTAYGAKWENLKKAGLPGTVSLFVGVFFSFAIGCIFAVLLGFKDPVSITTIGGGACTFIVGPVTGSALKASSDVIALSIATGVVKAVLTMMLTPFIAPKIGLNNPTVAMVYGGIMGTTSGVAGGLAATDPKLVPYGAMTATFYTGLGCLLIPSVGFLIVKAFF
- the madL gene encoding malonate transporter subunit MadL; the encoded protein is MEILGLGILAGCMVVGLFIGNSLGKLLGLNSDVGGVGFAMLLLVFITNYLEIKGKPLPERVGKGIEFVAALYIPVVVAMASIQNVVAAVKGGWTALLAGGGATVLSFFIVPLISKIGKSKQG